A stretch of Metabacillus sp. FJAT-52054 DNA encodes these proteins:
- the dapD gene encoding 2,3,4,5-tetrahydropyridine-2,6-dicarboxylate N-acetyltransferase, protein MKMMDANEIISFIQNSTKSTPVKVYVKGDVEGIDFGASSKTFLNGGSGVVFGEWTDIKEAIEANESKIEDYVVENDRRNSAIPLLDMKGIKARIEPGAIIRDQVEIGDNAVIMMGASINIGSVIGEGTMIDMNVVLGGRATVGKNCHIGAGSVLAGVIEPPSAKPVVIKDDVLVGANAVILEGVTVGKGAVVAAGAIVVEDVAPYTVVAGTPAKKIKDIDEKTKSKIEIKQELRQL, encoded by the coding sequence ATGAAAATGATGGATGCAAATGAGATTATTTCATTTATTCAAAATAGCACGAAATCCACACCTGTAAAGGTTTACGTTAAAGGTGATGTTGAAGGAATCGATTTCGGGGCTTCCTCTAAAACCTTTTTAAATGGCGGCAGCGGAGTCGTTTTTGGTGAATGGACTGACATTAAAGAAGCAATTGAAGCCAATGAAAGCAAGATTGAAGACTATGTTGTAGAAAATGACCGCCGCAACTCAGCGATTCCATTACTTGATATGAAAGGAATTAAAGCGCGCATTGAGCCTGGCGCCATTATCCGTGATCAAGTTGAAATCGGAGACAACGCCGTAATCATGATGGGTGCCTCCATTAACATCGGTTCTGTTATCGGAGAAGGAACAATGATTGATATGAATGTGGTTCTTGGCGGAAGAGCAACCGTTGGAAAGAACTGCCACATCGGTGCGGGTTCCGTACTTGCAGGTGTCATTGAGCCGCCTTCCGCAAAGCCTGTTGTGATTAAAGATGATGTATTGGTTGGAGCAAACGCTGTAATCCTTGAAGGCGTAACAGTCGGTAAAGGAGCAGTTGTTGCAGCTGGAGCAATTGTAGTTGAAGACGTAGCCCCTTACACAGTAGTTGCTGGAACCCCTGCTAAGAAAATTAAAGATATTGATGAAAAAACAAAATCTAAAATTGAAATCAAACAGGAGCTTCGTCAACTGTAA
- a CDS encoding LysR family transcriptional regulator, translated as MQITELRMLLVLSEEMNMRKASERLFVSQPALSQRLQSIEKAWGAKIFIRSQKGLTLTPAGEKIVTYAKDMVLREEKVREEISSLEGEVSGTLRLAVASIIGQHWLPKVLKTYVQRYPQAKISLITGWSSEIIKSLYEDNVHIGIVRGNLEWRGVKKHLLSDELYLVDTELRNAEELMTTERPFIQFRSDSTYYQEIQDWWHRKFQTSPKRTIVVDQIETCKQMAYNGIGYAILPSVALDENEPIYKVPLTDPEGKPIARDTWMLGYEAAFQLKQVQAFLEVVEDWSKEAERENGI; from the coding sequence TTGCAAATTACAGAATTAAGAATGCTGCTTGTCCTGTCAGAAGAAATGAATATGAGAAAAGCATCTGAACGATTATTCGTCTCCCAGCCAGCCCTGTCGCAGCGACTGCAATCCATTGAAAAAGCTTGGGGAGCCAAAATCTTTATCCGGTCACAAAAAGGGCTTACGCTTACACCAGCAGGAGAAAAAATAGTTACGTATGCCAAGGATATGGTTCTGCGTGAAGAAAAAGTAAGAGAGGAGATTTCATCCCTGGAAGGGGAGGTCAGCGGAACGCTAAGACTAGCCGTCGCCTCTATTATTGGACAGCATTGGCTCCCAAAGGTGCTAAAAACATACGTTCAAAGATATCCCCAGGCTAAAATCTCCCTCATAACAGGATGGAGCAGCGAGATCATAAAAAGTTTATATGAAGACAATGTTCATATAGGCATTGTCAGAGGAAATCTCGAATGGCGCGGGGTGAAAAAGCATTTGCTGAGTGATGAACTGTATCTTGTAGACACGGAACTCCGCAATGCTGAAGAGCTGATGACAACAGAGCGTCCTTTTATCCAATTCCGCAGTGATTCCACCTACTATCAGGAAATACAGGACTGGTGGCACCGGAAATTTCAAACCTCGCCTAAGCGGACTATTGTAGTTGACCAGATTGAAACATGCAAACAAATGGCCTATAACGGCATAGGGTATGCGATCCTCCCGTCTGTGGCACTTGATGAGAATGAGCCGATTTACAAAGTCCCGCTCACGGATCCTGAAGGTAAGCCGATTGCGAGGGACACATGGATGCTCGGATATGAGGCAGCTTTCCAGCTGAAGCAGGTCCAGGCTTTTTTAGAGGTAGTCGAAGATTGGTCTAAGGAAGCAGAACGGGAAAACGGAATTTGA
- a CDS encoding sulfite exporter TauE/SafE family protein yields MEWPLLFIGAITSFLGTFAGGGGLIGMPAMILYGLPIHQIIAATKFSNTISSFSSFFFFLKSDELKMKEVIKIIPFALAGGITGALLAGAIPEKFMNGIALILLAFALLLSLIKNPQKNSHQSSKLPAKSFPMIFGIGAYDGLFGPGQATLSMYMYFQIGLSYLQSIAYTRFQTFISCIGAFTMYLSAGLVSFKVAIPLAIGSLIGAQLSVRTAKHISFASAKWIIRGVTLLLIGQIVYQLIQ; encoded by the coding sequence ATGGAGTGGCCGCTTCTCTTTATCGGAGCCATCACTTCTTTTCTTGGGACATTTGCCGGAGGAGGCGGGCTGATTGGAATGCCGGCAATGATTTTGTATGGACTTCCCATTCACCAAATTATCGCTGCTACAAAATTTTCAAACACAATCAGCTCATTTTCAAGCTTTTTCTTTTTCCTGAAAAGTGATGAATTAAAGATGAAAGAGGTCATCAAGATCATTCCTTTCGCCTTGGCAGGAGGAATCACAGGGGCGCTTCTTGCAGGTGCAATACCTGAAAAATTCATGAATGGCATCGCTCTTATTCTTTTGGCCTTTGCGCTTCTTCTAAGCTTGATAAAAAATCCGCAAAAAAACAGCCATCAGAGCAGTAAGCTCCCGGCCAAGTCATTTCCCATGATATTTGGAATCGGTGCTTATGACGGACTTTTCGGTCCAGGCCAGGCTACATTAAGCATGTACATGTATTTTCAGATCGGCCTATCCTATCTCCAATCTATAGCCTACACAAGGTTCCAAACCTTCATAAGCTGCATTGGAGCTTTTACCATGTATTTATCGGCTGGACTGGTCAGTTTTAAAGTAGCCATTCCGCTCGCCATTGGTTCATTGATCGGTGCACAGCTTTCAGTCAGGACCGCTAAACATATTTCTTTTGCCTCGGCAAAATGGATTATCAGAGGGGTTACCTTATTATTAATTGGACAAATCGTTTATCAGCTTATTCAATAG
- a CDS encoding glycoside hydrolase family 32 protein → MNQDYIMKIQSADAAVSEKGAAIRESSHRLGYHISAPSNWINDPNGLIHFKGEYHVFYQHHPFGEDWGPMYWGHVKSKDLVHWEQLPIALAPFEEYDRDGCFSGSAVVEDGLLTLIYTGNVWLDDQQKELKQVQCIARSEDGISFIKDTQNPVLESVPEDGSSHFRDPKVWKEGSFWYMVLGTQKDGLGKVVLYRSEKLTDWEYCGVLAENRNENLGYMWECPDIFELGGKHVLLISPEGMEQEGPLYANLKQTGYFVGDFSYETLKFDYGRFEELDKGHDFYAAQTFLDDTGRRILIAWMDMWEQDMPSKHDGWAGALTIPRVLSLSEEGRVLMNPVAELESLRGEKKVSMQEITVEEECTIGFADMAEIIVEFTVEDPALQAFGLKLRCGAEEETVVTVDLTSSKLFLNREKSGRGPGGGIREADLSRTDRVKLHIFLDQSSAEIFANRGEAVMTSRIYPERTSTAIKLFSIGGKVCAHSVNVWKLNEGYIQR, encoded by the coding sequence TTGAATCAGGATTACATAATGAAGATTCAATCAGCAGATGCAGCGGTTTCTGAAAAAGGAGCAGCGATTAGAGAGAGTTCACATAGACTTGGCTATCATATTAGTGCCCCTTCTAATTGGATCAATGATCCTAACGGATTAATTCATTTTAAGGGAGAATATCATGTGTTTTATCAGCATCATCCGTTTGGAGAGGATTGGGGCCCGATGTATTGGGGGCATGTGAAAAGCAAGGATCTTGTTCACTGGGAACAGCTTCCGATTGCTCTGGCGCCCTTTGAGGAGTATGACCGTGATGGATGCTTTTCAGGAAGTGCTGTAGTGGAAGATGGGTTGTTAACTCTTATATACACCGGCAATGTATGGCTGGATGATCAGCAAAAGGAACTGAAGCAGGTTCAGTGTATAGCGAGAAGCGAAGATGGAATTTCCTTTATTAAGGATACTCAAAATCCCGTTTTGGAATCGGTGCCTGAAGATGGATCAAGTCACTTCAGAGACCCTAAGGTGTGGAAAGAGGGTTCATTTTGGTATATGGTGCTTGGCACACAAAAAGATGGGTTAGGCAAGGTTGTTCTTTACCGTTCAGAAAAATTGACAGACTGGGAATACTGCGGAGTCCTGGCTGAAAATAGAAACGAAAACCTGGGGTATATGTGGGAATGCCCTGACATATTTGAGCTGGGGGGGAAACATGTTCTTCTCATCTCTCCTGAAGGAATGGAACAGGAAGGGCCTCTCTACGCTAATTTAAAGCAGACTGGCTATTTTGTTGGGGACTTTTCCTATGAAACGCTGAAGTTTGACTATGGGCGTTTTGAGGAGCTGGATAAGGGGCATGATTTTTATGCAGCCCAAACGTTTCTGGATGATACCGGAAGGCGCATTCTGATTGCTTGGATGGATATGTGGGAACAGGATATGCCATCAAAACACGATGGATGGGCGGGTGCATTAACCATACCCCGTGTTCTTTCACTAAGCGAAGAAGGACGCGTGCTTATGAACCCGGTTGCGGAGCTTGAATCTCTCAGGGGTGAAAAAAAGGTTTCCATGCAGGAAATTACAGTTGAAGAAGAATGTACGATTGGGTTCGCTGATATGGCTGAGATCATAGTGGAATTTACAGTTGAAGATCCGGCTCTCCAGGCATTTGGTTTAAAGCTGAGATGCGGTGCTGAAGAGGAAACGGTTGTTACGGTTGACCTGACATCTTCTAAGCTTTTTCTGAACAGGGAGAAGAGCGGCAGGGGTCCTGGCGGTGGAATACGTGAAGCGGACCTGTCGAGAACTGATAGGGTCAAGCTTCATATTTTTCTCGACCAATCATCGGCAGAGATTTTTGCAAATCGGGGAGAAGCGGTTATGACCTCTAGAATTTATCCAGAGAGAACTAGCACTGCGATTAAGTTATTTTCAATTGGCGGGAAAGTTTGTGCTCACTCAGTAAATGTATGGAAGCTTAATGAAGGATATATACAACGATGA
- a CDS encoding GrpB family protein produces the protein MKIEIIPYQESWQEEFSLLKERLKHLLAPLEPEIEHIGSTAVPGLCAKPIIDIMAGLKEEAELDVSAGLLEGTEFFSMPVYNEQIPFRRFFIGAKKGVEPGEVVHKNRSSHLHIVPIESEWWNEHLLFREYLKRNDAARDIYAKVKKDLSMHEWSHGNRYAEAKTDVIRGLLQDAKKKAGD, from the coding sequence ATGAAAATTGAGATCATTCCTTATCAGGAGAGCTGGCAGGAAGAATTTTCACTGCTTAAGGAGCGGCTTAAGCACTTGCTTGCCCCGCTTGAACCTGAAATTGAGCACATTGGAAGCACGGCTGTACCCGGATTATGTGCAAAACCTATCATTGATATTATGGCCGGTTTAAAAGAAGAAGCTGAACTGGATGTTTCAGCAGGACTGCTGGAAGGTACGGAATTCTTTTCTATGCCGGTATACAATGAGCAAATTCCCTTTAGACGATTCTTCATAGGCGCGAAAAAGGGTGTTGAACCTGGAGAAGTTGTTCATAAGAATCGTTCCAGTCATCTTCACATTGTTCCCATTGAATCGGAGTGGTGGAATGAGCACTTGCTTTTCAGAGAGTATTTAAAGAGGAACGATGCTGCAAGAGACATTTATGCAAAAGTGAAAAAAGATCTGAGCATGCACGAATGGTCACATGGGAATCGCTATGCAGAGGCGAAAACTGATGTGATACGCGGCCTATTACAGGATGCAAAAAAGAAAGCAGGAGATTGA
- a CDS encoding low temperature requirement protein A: MEVKKVMWLELFYDLIFVAAVAKATHLLLHVEQGMVPAEYLFKFVLIFVPIWWAWVGQTLFINRFGEDCFTQRIFMIIQMIFVVLMTASLSFDFDPYYLPFLIGYSGIRFLTSMQYLWVLRRVDDSSKPAAKYLGFAFLIGITISGSSIFFDSWLRYFLLYLGIFADIALPVLGRKFLAKSPANAPHLLERFGLFTIILFGESIVSLIAILHLEKGDFNAIVFAIVSLAVVIAMWWQYFDNIEKRVDKEKKTTGQTIIYGHLFIFMSLSAMAAAIQLAFLHKIDYPFLLLISFAAAFLYFFSTTLVFHRFRFITQRLTMYHLFFLLATLGVFLIFDLIIVVPSIVIFIQLAIFFIIFAKVTV; this comes from the coding sequence ATGGAAGTGAAAAAGGTAATGTGGCTAGAACTTTTTTATGACCTGATTTTTGTGGCTGCTGTTGCGAAAGCCACCCACTTGCTGCTGCATGTGGAACAAGGGATGGTACCGGCTGAATATTTGTTCAAGTTTGTTTTAATTTTCGTTCCTATTTGGTGGGCATGGGTTGGCCAGACGCTGTTTATTAACCGGTTTGGAGAGGATTGTTTTACCCAGCGAATATTTATGATCATTCAAATGATTTTTGTAGTATTAATGACAGCAAGTCTTTCTTTTGATTTTGACCCCTATTACTTGCCTTTTCTAATTGGGTATTCAGGAATTCGTTTCTTAACCTCAATGCAGTACTTATGGGTTCTCAGACGGGTAGATGATTCAAGCAAGCCAGCTGCAAAATATCTGGGCTTTGCCTTTTTAATTGGAATAACTATCTCCGGGTCTTCCATTTTCTTTGATTCCTGGCTTCGATATTTTCTTTTATACCTTGGTATTTTTGCCGATATTGCCTTACCTGTTCTGGGGCGTAAATTTTTGGCCAAATCTCCTGCCAATGCTCCTCATTTGCTGGAGCGTTTTGGATTGTTTACGATCATTTTATTTGGAGAATCCATTGTTAGTTTAATTGCGATTCTGCATCTTGAAAAAGGAGATTTCAATGCAATCGTATTTGCTATTGTATCATTAGCAGTAGTGATAGCGATGTGGTGGCAATACTTTGACAACATTGAAAAAAGAGTAGATAAAGAAAAGAAAACAACCGGGCAGACCATTATATACGGACATTTATTTATCTTTATGTCGCTAAGCGCAATGGCAGCTGCTATTCAATTAGCTTTTCTTCATAAGATTGACTATCCGTTTTTATTATTGATATCTTTTGCAGCCGCTTTTCTGTATTTCTTTTCAACAACTCTTGTGTTTCATAGGTTCCGTTTTATCACTCAGCGGCTAACCATGTATCATCTTTTCTTTCTTCTGGCTACTTTGGGCGTATTCCTGATTTTTGATCTGATCATCGTCGTTCCAAGTATAGTGATTTTTATTCAGCTGGCCATATTCTTTATCATTTTTGCAAAAGTGACCGTTTAG
- the ahpA gene encoding biofilm-specific peroxidase AhpA, which produces MAERMVGKQAPRFEMEAVLANKEFGKVSLEENMKNDKWTVLFFYPMDFTFVCPTEITAMSDRYDEFEDLDAEVIGLSTDTIHTHLAWINTDRKENGLGDLRYPLAADTNHAVSRDYGVLIEEEGVALRGLFIINPEGELQYQTVFHNNIGRDVDETLRVLQALQTGGLCPANWKPGQATL; this is translated from the coding sequence ATGGCAGAACGTATGGTAGGAAAACAAGCACCCCGTTTTGAAATGGAAGCCGTATTGGCTAACAAAGAGTTTGGCAAAGTAAGTCTTGAAGAGAACATGAAAAACGATAAGTGGACCGTTCTTTTCTTCTATCCGATGGATTTCACATTTGTTTGCCCGACTGAAATCACAGCAATGTCTGACCGCTATGATGAGTTCGAAGATCTTGATGCTGAAGTAATCGGTCTTTCTACAGATACAATCCACACTCACTTAGCTTGGATCAACACAGATCGTAAAGAGAATGGTCTTGGAGATCTTCGTTATCCGCTTGCTGCAGATACGAATCACGCTGTATCACGTGATTACGGAGTACTAATTGAAGAAGAAGGCGTAGCACTTCGCGGGCTTTTCATTATCAACCCTGAAGGCGAGCTTCAATATCAAACCGTATTCCACAACAACATCGGCCGTGACGTGGATGAAACACTTCGTGTGCTTCAAGCGCTTCAAACTGGCGGACTTTGCCCTGCTAACTGGAAGCCAGGACAAGCTACACTTTAA
- a CDS encoding flavodoxin family protein yields MKILAIYGSSRKEGNSHLLAEKVLDGVNHDSVWLKDYQIMPIEDGRHEAEGFKPVEDDYDEVIERFMEADLVVFVTPLYWYGMSGLMKTFVDRWSQSLREERYSFKELVKGKRGIVIIAGGDKPKLKALPLVQQFSFIMEYMGMEFNGYLIGEGNKPGEVLNDAAAVNTAAEWNKRLK; encoded by the coding sequence ATGAAGATATTAGCTATCTATGGAAGTTCAAGAAAAGAAGGGAACTCTCATCTGCTGGCAGAGAAAGTATTGGATGGAGTCAATCATGATTCTGTCTGGCTAAAAGACTATCAAATTATGCCAATTGAGGATGGACGCCATGAAGCAGAAGGCTTTAAACCGGTGGAGGATGATTATGATGAAGTCATCGAAAGGTTTATGGAAGCGGATCTTGTGGTATTTGTCACCCCTCTTTATTGGTATGGGATGTCCGGATTAATGAAAACATTCGTTGACAGATGGTCTCAAAGCTTGAGGGAGGAACGATATTCCTTTAAAGAGCTTGTTAAAGGCAAGAGAGGCATAGTTATCATCGCGGGCGGTGACAAGCCCAAATTAAAAGCCCTGCCTCTTGTACAGCAGTTTTCCTTTATAATGGAGTATATGGGAATGGAATTTAACGGGTATTTGATTGGTGAGGGAAATAAACCGGGTGAGGTTTTGAATGATGCTGCAGCGGTAAATACCGCAGCGGAATGGAATAAAAGGTTGAAATAA
- a CDS encoding N-acetyldiaminopimelate deacetylase: MLSLEKMTAIRRDLHQIPELGFQEFKTQKYLLQFFEQLPADRYELKKWRTGLLVKVKGTNPSKIMGYRADIDGLPITEETGYSFSSAHEGMMHACGHDFHMTIGLAIAEHFIFHPIADDLLVIFQPAEEGPGGAKPMMESKEFLDWKPDFITALHIAPDLTPGTIGTKPGLLFANTSELFIDLKGKGGHAAYPHTAKDMIVAASQLVGQFQTIISRNVDPLDSAVITVGKITGGTVQNIIAENARLEGTIRTLSAQSMGKVKERIEALVKGLEMGYECEAKIDYGAMYYQVFNEPELTQEFMEFADGLSFVQFEESKEAMTGEDFGYFLSEIPGFMFWLGTGSEYGLHHSRLQPDETAMETALRTMTEYFSFKS; encoded by the coding sequence ATGCTCTCGCTGGAAAAAATGACTGCGATCCGCAGGGATCTTCATCAAATACCTGAGCTTGGTTTTCAGGAATTCAAAACCCAAAAATATCTGCTTCAGTTCTTTGAACAGCTTCCTGCAGACAGGTATGAATTAAAGAAATGGCGAACAGGATTGCTTGTTAAAGTAAAAGGAACGAATCCTTCAAAAATTATGGGCTACAGGGCGGATATTGACGGACTTCCAATTACAGAGGAAACAGGCTATTCCTTTTCATCAGCCCATGAAGGGATGATGCATGCATGCGGCCACGATTTCCACATGACGATCGGGCTTGCTATTGCAGAGCACTTTATCTTTCATCCAATTGCAGATGACCTCCTTGTTATTTTTCAGCCGGCAGAGGAAGGGCCGGGCGGTGCAAAGCCGATGATGGAAAGCAAGGAATTCCTTGACTGGAAGCCTGATTTCATTACAGCTCTTCATATTGCCCCTGACCTTACACCGGGAACCATTGGAACGAAACCCGGCTTGCTTTTTGCCAATACGTCAGAGCTTTTTATTGATTTGAAAGGGAAAGGCGGTCATGCCGCCTATCCTCATACAGCTAAAGATATGATCGTTGCCGCAAGCCAGCTGGTCGGGCAATTTCAAACCATCATTTCAAGAAACGTCGATCCGCTTGACAGTGCTGTCATTACGGTAGGGAAAATAACAGGCGGCACGGTACAAAATATTATTGCTGAAAATGCAAGGCTGGAAGGGACAATCAGAACCCTTTCTGCACAATCCATGGGTAAAGTAAAAGAAAGAATAGAAGCCCTTGTAAAAGGACTTGAAATGGGCTATGAATGTGAAGCAAAGATAGATTACGGGGCAATGTATTACCAAGTATTTAACGAACCTGAGCTTACTCAGGAATTTATGGAGTTTGCGGACGGGCTTTCTTTTGTTCAATTTGAAGAAAGCAAGGAAGCGATGACAGGAGAAGACTTTGGATATTTTCTATCAGAAATACCAGGCTTCATGTTTTGGCTTGGCACCGGCTCGGAATACGGTCTCCATCATAGCAGACTCCAGCCTGATGAAACAGCAATGGAAACGGCCCTTCGCACAATGACCGAATATTTTTCATTCAAATCCTAA
- a CDS encoding cold-shock protein, producing METGTVKWFNSEKGFGFIQLEDGNDVFVHFSAIQGEGFKTLEEGQKVEFNVVEGQRGPQAENVTKL from the coding sequence ATGGAAACAGGTACAGTAAAATGGTTTAACTCAGAAAAAGGATTCGGATTCATCCAACTTGAAGATGGAAACGATGTATTCGTTCACTTCAGCGCTATTCAAGGTGAAGGTTTCAAAACTCTTGAAGAAGGCCAAAAAGTTGAATTCAACGTTGTTGAAGGCCAACGCGGACCTCAAGCAGAAAACGTTACTAAACTTTAA
- a CDS encoding mechanosensitive ion channel family protein, whose translation MDIIQKINWAGLLTNAGIITLKLVIILIAFLIVKAIGSRLIERTFQKVQNRQQVSPGRAMTLQSLSLNVFGYILVFIFVVMVFQVFEYDATALLAGAGVVGLAIGFGAQGLVSDVVTGFFLLLERQLDVGDYITTAGFSGIVEQVGLRTTQIRGFDGTLHYVPNREITNLSNHTRGNMRALVDIGISYDDDIDYAIKVMQDVCDKVAAETPSIVEGPNVIGVQTLGASDVVIRVIAKTENGEQWGAERILRKAFKEAFDANGIEIPFPHQVYMEKKEPSGNA comes from the coding sequence ATGGATATAATACAGAAAATCAACTGGGCTGGGCTGCTGACAAATGCAGGAATCATCACACTTAAACTCGTCATCATATTAATCGCCTTCCTTATTGTCAAAGCAATCGGAAGCCGTCTAATTGAAAGAACCTTCCAAAAGGTTCAAAACCGTCAGCAGGTATCCCCCGGCAGGGCAATGACCCTTCAAAGTCTGTCCTTAAACGTTTTTGGATACATATTGGTTTTTATTTTCGTTGTAATGGTTTTTCAGGTCTTTGAATACGATGCCACTGCCCTCTTGGCAGGAGCCGGTGTCGTAGGGCTTGCTATTGGCTTTGGTGCACAGGGACTTGTCAGTGACGTTGTAACTGGATTTTTCCTGCTTCTTGAACGCCAGCTGGACGTCGGAGACTATATTACGACAGCTGGTTTCTCTGGAATCGTTGAACAGGTTGGCCTTCGAACTACCCAAATCCGCGGGTTTGACGGCACGCTGCACTACGTCCCGAATCGGGAGATCACAAATCTTAGCAACCATACCAGGGGCAACATGCGCGCACTTGTGGACATTGGAATTTCTTATGACGATGACATTGACTACGCAATTAAAGTGATGCAGGATGTGTGTGATAAAGTGGCAGCCGAAACGCCATCAATTGTAGAAGGACCAAACGTCATCGGTGTACAAACTCTTGGAGCCTCAGACGTAGTGATCCGGGTTATAGCAAAAACAGAAAACGGAGAACAATGGGGAGCCGAACGCATACTAAGAAAAGCATTTAAAGAAGCTTTTGATGCTAATGGCATTGAAATCCCATTTCCTCATCAGGTTTATATGGAGAAAAAAGAGCCTTCAGGTAACGCATGA
- a CDS encoding TlpA disulfide reductase family protein: protein MKLREPMPELNGAVEWLNGQVTKEELTGEKPTLIHFWSVSCHLCKEAMPQVNQFRDEYKDKLNVVAVHMPRSEDDLSLDAIKKTAEEHGIHQPIFVDSEHKLTDAFENQYVPAYYVFDKEGNLRHFQAGGSGMKMLEKRVNRVLSETENAE from the coding sequence ATGAAACTACGTGAACCAATGCCGGAACTGAACGGCGCAGTGGAATGGCTGAATGGCCAGGTAACAAAAGAGGAGCTTACAGGGGAAAAACCTACATTAATCCATTTCTGGTCTGTTAGCTGCCATCTTTGCAAGGAAGCTATGCCTCAGGTTAACCAGTTCCGTGATGAATATAAAGACAAATTGAATGTCGTCGCTGTTCATATGCCGCGTTCAGAAGATGATCTAAGTCTGGATGCGATTAAAAAGACAGCCGAAGAGCATGGGATCCATCAGCCGATTTTCGTTGATAGTGAGCATAAACTGACGGATGCTTTCGAAAATCAATATGTACCAGCTTATTATGTTTTTGACAAAGAAGGCAATCTGCGTCATTTCCAAGCCGGGGGAAGCGGAATGAAAATGCTTGAAAAGCGTGTTAACCGCGTCCTTTCCGAAACAGAAAACGCTGAATAA
- a CDS encoding VOC family protein gives MNKFKFIRIDHVQICVPYDSEEKAREFYLETLGFNEMSKPESLSKNGGFWCRAGEIEVHIGLEDMQLIRSKRHPAFEIANIETARNLLHEAGVIMNEEPPISGRDRFSFADPFGNRIEFLQYK, from the coding sequence ATGAACAAGTTTAAATTTATTAGAATCGATCACGTGCAAATTTGTGTTCCCTATGATTCTGAAGAGAAAGCAAGAGAATTCTATTTGGAAACACTTGGGTTTAACGAAATGAGTAAGCCGGAAAGTTTAAGCAAGAATGGGGGTTTTTGGTGCCGGGCTGGTGAAATAGAGGTGCATATCGGATTAGAAGATATGCAACTAATAAGAAGCAAAAGGCACCCTGCATTTGAAATAGCAAATATTGAAACAGCAAGAAATCTGCTTCATGAGGCAGGAGTAATCATGAACGAGGAGCCTCCAATCTCCGGTAGAGACCGCTTCAGTTTTGCGGATCCGTTCGGAAACCGGATTGAATTTTTGCAGTACAAATAA
- a CDS encoding YkuS family protein, translating into MPRIGVEQSLTNVEEALKSMGYDVVQIRSEEDAKSCDCCIVTGQDNNIMGISNTVTEGSVIEASGLSAEEICQQVQHRLNQ; encoded by the coding sequence ATGCCAAGAATAGGTGTAGAACAATCATTAACCAATGTAGAAGAAGCGCTTAAATCGATGGGCTATGATGTGGTGCAGATCCGCAGTGAAGAGGATGCCAAATCCTGTGACTGCTGCATTGTAACCGGTCAGGATAATAACATCATGGGAATCAGCAACACAGTTACAGAAGGTTCTGTTATTGAAGCGAGCGGATTATCAGCTGAAGAAATTTGCCAGCAGGTACAGCATCGTCTTAATCAGTAA